From the Pseudanabaena sp. FACHB-2040 genome, one window contains:
- a CDS encoding glycosyltransferase family A protein: MIEKNKEHAISSSTTSPLVSVIIPAYNAAAFIDKTLQSALKQTHTHIEVLVIDDGSEDETPSIVQFYAERDCRVRLLRQANQGVASARNLGIQNAKGQFIAPLDADDIWLPQNLEKKLEQFAEHPLSVGVVYSWSFDIDKTDNSTGAFCASSIEGKVHKTLLCHYFLGNASASLIRRECFDEVGHYDNQFLSQGAQGCEDWDLYLRIAENYQFRVVPIFLVGYRKTAESMSTDFNRMANSHSIMISKMMMRHPEISRLAYRLSSSSLYLYFARQNEALKNYSRSLFWLWRAFQVDPLTPLWRPGFYFVLLKSIAKLGIQVMVSDNSFSGDIHRQPWKDIAPTNKIRTLTVQPINLWFKLRVSYLLHRSLSVL, translated from the coding sequence GTGATCGAAAAGAACAAGGAGCACGCCATCTCCTCATCTACGACATCACCTTTAGTCTCGGTGATAATTCCGGCCTATAATGCCGCTGCCTTCATTGACAAAACGCTTCAATCTGCATTGAAACAGACACACACTCATATTGAGGTGCTCGTAATAGACGATGGTTCTGAGGATGAGACGCCTTCAATTGTTCAGTTTTATGCAGAGCGAGACTGTCGCGTTCGTCTGCTAAGACAAGCAAACCAGGGAGTAGCATCCGCTCGAAACTTGGGAATTCAAAATGCCAAAGGCCAATTTATCGCTCCCCTTGATGCAGATGATATTTGGCTGCCACAGAATTTAGAAAAAAAATTAGAACAATTTGCCGAACATCCTTTGTCTGTTGGAGTGGTCTACTCATGGTCTTTTGATATTGACAAAACAGACAATTCGACTGGAGCGTTTTGCGCTTCCTCTATTGAAGGAAAAGTCCACAAAACCCTTTTATGTCATTACTTTCTAGGTAATGCCAGTGCCTCTTTGATTCGCCGTGAATGTTTTGATGAAGTAGGACATTATGACAACCAATTTTTAAGTCAAGGTGCACAGGGATGCGAAGATTGGGACCTGTATTTAAGAATTGCTGAGAACTATCAGTTTCGTGTTGTTCCAATTTTTTTAGTAGGTTATCGAAAGACTGCCGAGAGCATGTCAACCGACTTTAATAGAATGGCAAACTCTCACTCGATAATGATCTCGAAGATGATGATGAGGCATCCAGAGATTTCTCGCCTAGCGTACCGGCTTTCTAGCAGTAGCCTATATCTATATTTTGCTCGGCAAAATGAAGCTCTCAAAAATTATTCCCGTTCCTTATTTTGGCTTTGGAGAGCATTCCAAGTAGATCCCCTTACACCCCTTTGGCGACCAGGTTTTTACTTCGTACTGCTTAAAAGCATAGCTAAACTTGGTATTCAGGTGATGGTCTCAGACAATAGTTTTTCTGGAGATATTCATAGGCAACCCTGGAAAGATATAGCTCCAACCAATAAAATTCGTACCCTCACAGTTCAGCCAATCAATCTTTGGTTTAAGCTCCGCGTTAGCTACTTGTTACACCGCTCATTATCAGTTTTGTAG